AATCTGTTTGTGGTGTTTTCTGTGTCCTACTTTAAAGTGCTTCACACTCCCACTAACTTCttactgctctccctggccctggctgACATGCTGCTGGGTCTTCTGGTGCTGCCACTAAGCACTGTTCGCTCTGTGGAGAGTTGCTGGTTCTTTGGGGACTTCCTCTGCCGTCTGCACACCTACTTGGACACtcttttctgcctcacctccatcTTCCATCTCTGTTTCATTTCCATTGACCGTCACTGTGCCATCTGCGATCCCCTGCTCTATCCCTCCAAGTTCACGATCAGGGTGGCTCTCAAGTATATCTTAGCAGGGTGGGGAGTGCCAGCAGCTTATACTGCCATCCTCCTCTACACAGATTTTGTAGAAAGAGGACTTAGCCAGTGGCTGGAAGAGATGCCTTGTGTGGGCAGTTGCCAGCTGCTGTTCAATAAGTTTTGGGGCTGGTTAAACTTCCCTGCATTCTTTATCCCCTGCCTCCTCATGATCAGCTTGTATGTGAAGATCTTCGTGGTTGCAACCAGGCAGGCTCGACAGATCAGCACCTTGAGCAAAAGCTTGGCTGGGGCTGCCAAGCGTGAGAGAAAAGCTGCCAAGACCCTAGGCATAGCTGTGGGCATCTACCTCATGTGCTGGCTTCCCTTCACCGTGGACACCCTGGTGGACAGCCTCCTTAACTTTGTCACACCACCACTCATCTTTGACATCTTTATCTGGTTTGCCTACTTCAACTCAGCCTGCAACCCCATCATCTACGTCTTTTCCTACCGGTGGTTCAGGAAGGCACTGAAACTCATCCTGAGCCGGGAGATCTTCTTGCCACGGACCCCCACTATTGATTTGTACCAAGAATGACTCCATCTGCTGAGTGCAGGCAGGAATCCTGTAGGAAGGCATGGTGGGAAGGATGAGTGGCACCGGAGCTGTGGGTTGCGTGGTGTCATGAGTTTGCAGGTAGCTTCCAGGGTTCAAGTGCAGGAGAAAGACAGCTTAATTTGGAAAGAGATGAGTGCTCCTCTTATTCAGTGCTCTCATAGTAGAAAGTAGGGAAAGGAGAGAGGTAAGTCATCTAAAGACCTCCTGGATAAGCCACAATGCTGGGGAAATGTTTGGCTCCTAAGTCATTGCTTCCTTGAAACAACTAAGATGCAGAGGTGGAAGGATTGAGCTCCAGGGCCTGGATTTCTGAGCTCCTGGTTCTGCCACATGAAGCAGCCAGGTGAGACTTCAGCTACCTTTGAATCCTCCATCTCCCTTGCTATATAGTGTCCTCATTCACAAAATCTGGGATTTGTActgttttctttctaaagtgTCTGGAAGCTAAAATATTGCATAGTATAATATTAGAAACCTTGTTTAAATCATAATTTTACTTCACATTTTTAAGTCATTGTCAAGAGTTTGaaatacctatttttaaaaatgttcattttagagTTCTTGTCTTCTTGGAAGTCAACCACTAAATAGAATTATAAGtcagacttatttattttaatgacctTGAGTAAATATATTCTGTTATTGAAAGAatgttgtcatttttaaaaattaccacaaTTTGAAAACATATGGAATATTTTAGTAAGTGATAATTATtcacattttgtcattttaattatttcctccttCAATCACCAGTTAGAATCACTATCTTTCCATTAGCACAAGCACATGGTTTTCACTGGGAAAAAAGTACCTATGTCACATACTTCTCAGAATTGGATCAAGTGTGTCTCAGCAGCCATTATTAGCAATGGCAATAAATCTGTGAGTAGGACTGGCATTAAAAATCAGGAAGGAGAATCAGCTTCTAGAGAATCATAGAAATACAGAGACATGAGTATAATGGTACAGTCTCTACCACCAATGAATCAGGGAGGAAGAAGAACAAGAATCAGACCTGTGATGGACACCACATGGGGAGCTTAAGCTGATGGGTGGACAGGTAAAGACCTGACCCCAGGACTTGAAGTCCAGCTCATCATCATTTCTTATGAGAACAGagtataaaaagcaaatattttgcaCCTGGCAAATCTGTTTAAGCCCTTGGACAAATGGAAACCTGCTTTCCATATCAATTTCCTGAGACCCTGATGTCTAAACAGAACGTTTCTGTTGATACTTTATTATGGGGTTATTGCCCTCTCCCTTACTGAGTGAGAATTAACTATACTAAGGCAAATATTCTAACTTTTTGTGCTATGACTGTTTTGACACTCTGGTTATGATCATAGACCCCCATCTCATAACTGGACTTTCaagttaataaaattgtttttaaggtaGCATTGTAAAAGAAAATAGTTACTTTGAAATATAGTTATCACGAAGTAACACAGGTCAACACAGCACAGACTTGAGATCTGTTCCTGATCACTCAGCTGGTATTCATGCCATTTAGGTATGGTGACCACATCGGTGCATCTTTGTTCTTCTGAATGTAGTTTGGATCCCATGGCTGACTGTGTCTTCACCTCCTTATCCCAAAAACCTAGCATAATGCTAcccacacagtaggtactcaatcaatatttattgaatgaaatatatgcaaattaGGAGTCAAAATCTTTTAAATACTTTGAATCAAGATATTTAAAATGGGATTTTGTGAATTCTAAATGTTCTAAACTCTGTAAAATCTCTGGTCCAGTAAACGCTTTAtgttcttcaaaaattaaaaaagaaatacagtttaTCATAACATCCTAGAAATAACCAAGGctgtaatatattcatatgtggCCTTTTCCTGAAGGCATTAGATAAGATCTTCTGGCAGGTGCAATAAAACCACTGTAATTCAAAATATTGATGGGTTTAAGTGAAAATGCACAAAATCTGCACCATAGTATGATATGAAAATATCAATTTCTACTGAGGACAAAAATCAGTACTAATGTCACTGTATTTTTCACCTACTTTCCAAATGGAAGGGTGtgctaaaatttcaggaaaagtttAGTGAATATAAAGATACAATATTTTCCCCATATAAATTCATGAACACTGGAAGTAAGAATCTCCTTTAAACACAAACACCAGGACATTCTTCCAACCATGATGGCTTTGGGATCAGATTTGAATACAAGGCAGTGTCAGTCAGACCTCACAATTAACTGTGACAGCTAATGCCTGATGAGACTCATCTTCATCAAGAGCCTGCTCTTTTTGTGCTTGTTTagaatgtttttggttttttaaaaaacttccatAATAAATATCAACAGAGTTTCAAATTCTAGGATGAATCTTTATTTTGTATGAACATaaccattattctttttttctctaaacatCTCTCAACTTAATTATATTGCTTTCTTATAACTCAGTCAAACCCATTATGGCTAACCCCAGTGGGTAGCATTAATGAATATGTAATACACATGAGTGGTTACTAGGGACCAGCTGTATAAGACAGATATCTGCATGGGCCACAGGAAGGAAACACAGGAGGATGTGTACAACTGGAAATTATGTCAAGGGtgactgggccctgctcctggtATGGAAAAGTACAACTTGCATTCAGAATGGATCTTGAGGcaacattaaattataaatatttgttctagCTGAAGAGTTGACTAACACAGGCAAAATCCAGTGGCTGTCTCATGCTGCCCTCTGACTATTCAGTTTCTTTTCCAATATTCACTCAACATTGAAGTACCTGCCAATGTTTAAAGTGACCTTCCTCTACTTCCACAGTTTGACATCAGCTACATGTGGGGATAGTTTGAACTCACAAGCAAGCTCTCTTAAAAACATGTACATTCCTACATGCCTGTTTAATTCTTTCCACTTAGTGGACTGCAACTCCCACTGCAGGGCTGAGTCCTAAGCAGAGAGCCTAGGAGTTCTGAGGGCTTTATACACGTTGCTGAAATTCCTGACTCACTTTCTCCCCAgtctgaggttcagagaagtgcAATATAACTTCACATACTCAAATACAATATATTTAAGACTCTCAATTAGCATTTATTGAGAATCTATTATATGCAGAGTGTGATGCTACTCTGATGGACCTGAGATTCCTGAAATGTGAACATTGCACTCAAAAAACTTTTGTCCAAAGGGATAGAAATAACTACAAATAAGAACACAGAAAGCAGGGTAAAGTCAGTTCTCAATAAAGGTAGAACGAAGAGCTACAGTAATGAGAAGAGGGAGTATTTCTGCATTAGTCAGTATTCAAATGCAGGGTCTAAAGAGTCAGATGTCCTGGCCAATTTCAGATTTaatcctttccttttcctataatcttgggcaagttacttcgcttgtgcttc
Above is a genomic segment from Urocitellus parryii isolate mUroPar1 chromosome 8, mUroPar1.hap1, whole genome shotgun sequence containing:
- the Taar5 gene encoding trace amine-associated receptor 5; its protein translation is MRAVFTHGGAEELPAAFCYQVNGSCPRTVHPLGIQLVIYLSCAAGIFTTVLGNLFVVFSVSYFKVLHTPTNFLLLSLALADMLLGLLVLPLSTVRSVESCWFFGDFLCRLHTYLDTLFCLTSIFHLCFISIDRHCAICDPLLYPSKFTIRVALKYILAGWGVPAAYTAILLYTDFVERGLSQWLEEMPCVGSCQLLFNKFWGWLNFPAFFIPCLLMISLYVKIFVVATRQARQISTLSKSLAGAAKRERKAAKTLGIAVGIYLMCWLPFTVDTLVDSLLNFVTPPLIFDIFIWFAYFNSACNPIIYVFSYRWFRKALKLILSREIFLPRTPTIDLYQE